From the genome of Bosea sp. Tri-49, one region includes:
- a CDS encoding NAD(P)/FAD-dependent oxidoreductase produces MSEPDVAIIGAGPAGLIAAERLAEAGHNVAIYERMTSPARKFLLAGRGGLNLTHSEPLDSFLDRYGAARSWLEPAIHAFPPPALRDWADGFGAESFIGSSGRIFPRAMKASPLLRAWLTRLDGLGVRLVSGRRWIGWDESGALRFTAREGGEEIVSPRATLLALGGASWPRLGSDGSWVELLAEKGVVISPLRPANAGFTVAWSPLMRERFAGQPLKRIALSFAGQRVLGEAMIDADGIEGGAIYALSGPLRKAIDRDGHADLVIDLRPDLDESALAARLERRRAGETLSNHLRKAAGLSPVAAAALRETANGPLPAEAGNLATLIKSALLRLTGTAPIARAISTAGGIVTDEIDTDFMLKRLPGLFIAGEMLDWEAPTGGYLLQACFATGVAAAEGIKRRLSSNA; encoded by the coding sequence TTGAGCGAACCGGACGTCGCCATCATCGGCGCCGGCCCGGCCGGGCTGATCGCGGCCGAGCGGTTGGCCGAGGCCGGCCACAACGTCGCGATCTATGAGCGGATGACCTCGCCGGCGCGCAAATTCCTGCTCGCCGGCCGCGGTGGGCTCAATCTGACGCATTCCGAACCGCTCGACAGCTTTCTCGATCGGTATGGCGCAGCGCGAAGCTGGCTGGAGCCGGCGATCCACGCCTTCCCGCCACCGGCGCTACGCGACTGGGCCGACGGGTTCGGTGCCGAAAGCTTCATCGGCTCGAGCGGGCGTATTTTCCCCAGAGCGATGAAGGCTTCGCCGCTGCTGCGCGCCTGGCTGACGCGGCTCGATGGGCTCGGCGTGCGACTGGTGTCGGGCCGACGCTGGATCGGCTGGGACGAGAGTGGCGCGCTGCGCTTCACCGCTCGCGAAGGCGGCGAGGAGATTGTGAGCCCGCGTGCGACGCTGCTGGCGCTCGGCGGCGCAAGCTGGCCGCGACTGGGCTCGGATGGCTCCTGGGTCGAGTTGCTTGCCGAAAAAGGTGTCGTGATCTCGCCGTTGCGACCCGCGAATGCCGGCTTCACGGTCGCCTGGTCGCCCCTGATGCGTGAGCGCTTCGCCGGGCAGCCGCTGAAGCGGATCGCGCTGAGCTTCGCCGGGCAGCGCGTCCTTGGCGAAGCAATGATCGACGCGGACGGCATCGAGGGCGGGGCGATCTATGCGCTGTCGGGACCGTTGCGCAAGGCGATCGACCGCGACGGCCATGCCGACCTCGTCATCGACCTGCGGCCCGATCTCGACGAGTCCGCACTGGCGGCCCGCCTCGAACGCCGCCGGGCCGGCGAGACGCTGAGTAACCACCTGCGCAAGGCGGCCGGGCTTTCGCCAGTGGCAGCGGCGGCGCTGCGGGAGACGGCAAACGGGCCGCTGCCGGCCGAAGCCGGCAATCTAGCCACCCTGATCAAGAGCGCGTTGCTGCGCCTGACAGGTACCGCACCGATCGCCCGCGCCATCTCGACAGCGGGCGGTATCGTCACCGACGAGATCGACACGGACTTCATGCTGAAGCGCCTGCCCGGCCTCTTCATCGCCGGCGAGATGCTCGACTGGGAGGCGCCGACAGGCGGCTATCTGCTGCAAGCCTGCTTCGCCACCGGTGTGGCGGCGGCGGAGGGGATCAAGCGTCGGCTCAGTTCAAACGCTTAA
- a CDS encoding ArsR/SmtB family transcription factor: MLHQPEQLDLMFQALADPNRRQMVQRLCEGPASVSELAAPLQMTLSAVVQHLAVLEGAGLVRSQKVGRVRTCQLDTQALRAAERWISERRSLWERRFDRLGAFLAEQDQDLKEGGG, from the coding sequence ATGCTTCACCAACCAGAGCAGCTCGACCTGATGTTCCAGGCGCTGGCGGATCCGAACCGCCGGCAGATGGTGCAACGGCTCTGCGAGGGACCGGCGAGCGTCAGCGAGCTCGCTGCGCCACTGCAGATGACGCTGTCGGCTGTGGTGCAGCATCTCGCCGTGCTCGAAGGAGCCGGGTTGGTGCGTTCGCAGAAGGTCGGGCGGGTCCGCACCTGCCAGCTCGACACGCAGGCCTTGCGGGCGGCGGAGCGCTGGATCAGCGAGCGCCGCTCCCTCTGGGAGCGACGCTTCGACCGGCTCGGCGCCTTCCTCGCCGAGCAGGACCAAGATTTGAAGGAAGGAGGCGGATAA
- a CDS encoding methyl-accepting chemotaxis protein, translating to MSLFINLIESLSFLLLAALILTAAATWIDQRPLLRQLVVGVLFAAGALCSMANPFVIQPGLVVDSRNTFAILAGPIGGPLAALLTAVPLAAARYNLGGVGMPTGIAGIVLHAVAGVIYAAWLGRQKRSLTLRDLVLLSLISAGCLIASNVFMPNWPAAERFLREAVPIMIVVSTIGTILVGLVLSNDRDRRETSYRLRTLIQRAPGTLYQRVVSPDGSLRYQFASFAIDKLLGVTKEEVERDPEAWLGKMLPEDRQRFEAARAALTALDDVWRFEARYAAPDGGIVWLRSEATMRRLSDGTAIWDGILLDVTPEKTLETRRDEIETLRRAALEELAVNLEVTVGKALRRVGDSARGMHEAARGMAANADRTTLRAGEATQQAELASQRVGSVAHAAERIDASIRELTRQTDLAAETARQAANHVRSTRTDVDGLAVAADKVGAVLAFIEDIAVRTNLLALNATIEAARAGVAGRGFAVVAGEVKNLAEQTQQATQNIGATLQEIRGAAAAVANAVGQIEGTMGTIETTSDAIAQVVTSQGTIASGIALDAQAVAGSAATVTENVAGAGGEARATGEAAARVVEAARLVSEQAVELDRYVGDCVGRMRAGL from the coding sequence ATGTCACTGTTCATCAACCTGATCGAGAGCCTGTCCTTCCTGCTGCTGGCGGCCCTGATCCTGACGGCGGCCGCCACGTGGATCGATCAGCGTCCGCTGCTGCGCCAGCTCGTCGTCGGCGTGCTCTTCGCCGCGGGAGCGCTGTGCAGCATGGCCAATCCCTTCGTCATCCAGCCCGGACTGGTCGTCGATTCGCGTAACACCTTCGCGATCCTGGCCGGCCCGATCGGCGGACCGCTCGCCGCATTGCTGACTGCTGTCCCCCTCGCCGCTGCGCGCTACAATCTGGGCGGTGTCGGGATGCCGACCGGGATCGCCGGAATCGTCCTGCACGCCGTTGCCGGCGTGATCTACGCCGCCTGGCTCGGCCGGCAGAAGCGCTCGCTGACGCTGCGCGATCTCGTCCTGCTCAGCCTGATCAGCGCCGGCTGCCTCATCGCCTCGAACGTCTTCATGCCGAACTGGCCTGCGGCGGAACGCTTCCTGCGCGAGGCTGTGCCGATCATGATCGTGGTCAGCACGATCGGCACCATCCTGGTCGGACTCGTCCTCAGCAACGACCGGGACCGGCGCGAGACGTCCTATCGCCTGCGCACGCTGATCCAGCGCGCGCCCGGCACCCTCTATCAGCGTGTCGTGTCACCCGATGGTTCGCTGCGCTATCAGTTCGCATCCTTCGCCATCGACAAACTCCTGGGTGTTACCAAGGAGGAGGTCGAACGCGATCCGGAGGCCTGGCTCGGCAAGATGCTGCCGGAGGATCGGCAGCGTTTCGAGGCAGCGCGCGCCGCTCTGACAGCCCTGGACGACGTCTGGCGCTTCGAGGCGCGCTATGCCGCGCCCGATGGCGGCATCGTCTGGCTGCGCAGCGAGGCGACGATGCGCCGCCTGTCCGACGGGACGGCGATCTGGGATGGCATCCTGCTTGACGTCACGCCCGAGAAGACACTGGAGACCCGCAGGGACGAGATTGAAACGCTGCGCCGCGCGGCGCTCGAGGAGCTGGCCGTAAATCTCGAAGTGACAGTGGGCAAGGCATTGCGCCGGGTCGGCGATTCGGCACGCGGCATGCACGAGGCGGCGCGCGGCATGGCAGCGAACGCCGACCGTACCACCTTGCGGGCCGGCGAGGCGACGCAACAGGCGGAGCTCGCCTCGCAACGCGTCGGCAGCGTCGCCCACGCGGCCGAGCGGATCGACGCCTCGATCCGCGAGCTGACGCGCCAGACCGATCTTGCCGCCGAGACCGCGCGGCAGGCGGCGAACCATGTCCGCTCGACCCGAACCGACGTCGACGGGCTCGCGGTTGCCGCCGACAAGGTCGGGGCCGTGCTTGCATTCATCGAGGACATCGCGGTCCGCACCAATCTGCTCGCTCTCAACGCGACGATCGAGGCAGCACGCGCCGGGGTTGCCGGCCGCGGCTTTGCGGTGGTCGCCGGCGAGGTCAAGAACCTCGCCGAGCAGACCCAGCAGGCGACACAGAACATCGGCGCCACGCTGCAGGAGATCCGTGGCGCTGCCGCGGCCGTCGCCAATGCCGTCGGACAGATCGAAGGGACGATGGGGACGATCGAGACAACCTCGGACGCGATCGCGCAGGTCGTGACCAGCCAGGGCACGATCGCCTCAGGCATCGCGCTGGACGCCCAGGCCGTGGCAGGCTCGGCCGCCACCGTCACGGAGAACGTCGCCGGAGCCGGGGGCGAAGCCCGAGCCACCGGCGAGGCCGCAGCACGGGTCGTCGAGGCGGCGCGTCTGGTCAGCGAGCAGGCGGTCGAGCTCGACCGCTATGTCGGCGACTGCGTCGGGCGCATGCGCGCCGGCCTCTGA
- a CDS encoding NADP-dependent malic enzyme yields the protein MNDRSPPPKRTRPTFTDQEALLFHSQGRPGKLEIIPTVPMATQRDLSLAYSPGVAVPVLAIAEDPSRAYDYTARANLVAVITNGTAILGLGNLGALASKPVMEGKSILFKRFADVDSIDLEVDTEDADKFIEAVRYLGPSFGGINLEDIKAPECFIIEQRLRELMDIPVFHDDQHGTAIIAAAGLINALDLTERDVKSTKLVINGAGAAAIACIELLKAMGFKPDNVILCDTKGVIYQGRTEGMNQWKSAHAAVTDRRTLAQALEGADAFFGLSQKGAVTPEMVASMAANPIIFAMANPDPEITPEEVHAIRDDAIMATGRSDYPNQVNNVLGFPFIFRGALDVRATTINMEMKIAAAEALASLAREDVPDEVAAAYQGARPRYGKDYIIPVPFDPRLIHVVPMAVAKAAMETGVAGKPIVDTGAYKAQLSARRDPVTGTLNRIFERVRRYPKRVVFAEGEEEQVIRAAASFVNQELGKAILVGREERINETAEHLGVDLAAKGIEVQNARLSHRNSAYAQYLYERLQRHGYLFRDCQRLINQDRNHFAAAMVALGDADAMVTGVTRNYSIALEEVRRVIDDRPGHRLIGVSIAITRGRTVLVADTAITEMPTAQELSEIAIEAAGVARRLGYEPKVAMLAFSTFGHPAGERSEKVRDAVTILDGQRVDFEYDGEMAADVALNRDLMAQYPFCRLTGPANVLIMPAFHSASISTKMLQELGGATVIGPLLVGLDKPVQIVPLGAKDSDIVNMAALAAFNIGG from the coding sequence ATGAACGATCGCTCCCCGCCGCCCAAGCGCACCCGTCCGACCTTCACCGATCAGGAGGCGCTGCTCTTCCACTCGCAGGGGCGGCCAGGCAAGCTCGAGATCATTCCAACCGTGCCGATGGCAACGCAGCGCGACCTGTCGCTGGCCTATTCGCCCGGCGTCGCGGTGCCGGTCCTGGCGATCGCCGAGGATCCCAGCCGCGCCTATGACTACACCGCACGCGCCAATCTCGTCGCGGTGATCACGAATGGTACCGCCATCCTTGGCCTCGGCAATCTCGGCGCGCTCGCCTCCAAGCCGGTGATGGAAGGCAAATCCATCCTGTTCAAGCGTTTCGCCGATGTCGACTCGATCGATCTCGAGGTCGATACCGAGGATGCCGACAAGTTCATCGAGGCCGTGCGTTATCTCGGCCCGTCCTTCGGCGGTATCAATCTCGAGGACATCAAGGCGCCGGAATGCTTCATCATCGAGCAGCGCCTGCGCGAACTGATGGACATCCCGGTCTTCCATGACGACCAGCATGGCACCGCGATCATCGCCGCCGCCGGCCTGATCAACGCGCTCGACCTGACGGAGCGCGACGTCAAGTCGACGAAGCTCGTCATCAACGGTGCCGGCGCCGCCGCCATCGCCTGCATCGAACTGCTCAAGGCAATGGGCTTCAAGCCCGACAACGTCATCCTCTGCGACACCAAGGGCGTGATCTACCAGGGCCGCACCGAGGGCATGAACCAGTGGAAATCGGCCCATGCGGCGGTCACTGACCGGCGCACGCTGGCGCAGGCGCTGGAAGGCGCAGACGCCTTCTTCGGCCTGTCGCAGAAGGGCGCGGTGACCCCGGAGATGGTCGCCTCGATGGCGGCGAACCCGATCATCTTCGCCATGGCCAATCCCGATCCGGAGATCACGCCGGAAGAGGTGCACGCCATTCGCGACGACGCGATCATGGCGACCGGGCGCTCGGACTATCCGAACCAGGTCAACAACGTCCTCGGCTTCCCCTTCATCTTCCGTGGCGCGCTCGATGTCCGCGCCACCACGATCAACATGGAGATGAAGATCGCCGCAGCCGAGGCACTGGCCTCGCTGGCGCGCGAGGACGTCCCCGACGAGGTCGCCGCCGCCTATCAGGGCGCACGCCCGCGCTATGGCAAGGATTACATCATCCCGGTACCGTTCGATCCGCGACTGATCCATGTCGTGCCGATGGCGGTCGCCAAGGCGGCGATGGAGACGGGTGTCGCCGGCAAGCCGATCGTCGACACCGGCGCGTACAAGGCGCAGCTCTCGGCAAGGCGCGACCCGGTCACCGGCACGCTCAACCGCATCTTCGAGCGCGTCCGGCGCTATCCCAAGCGCGTCGTCTTCGCCGAGGGCGAGGAGGAGCAGGTCATCCGCGCCGCGGCCTCCTTCGTCAATCAGGAGCTTGGCAAGGCGATCCTGGTCGGACGCGAGGAGCGCATCAACGAGACGGCCGAGCATCTCGGCGTCGACCTCGCCGCCAAGGGCATCGAGGTCCAGAACGCGAGGCTCTCGCATCGCAACTCAGCCTATGCGCAGTACCTCTACGAGCGGCTGCAGCGGCACGGCTATCTGTTCCGCGACTGCCAGCGCCTGATCAACCAGGATCGCAATCATTTCGCCGCCGCCATGGTCGCACTCGGCGATGCCGATGCGATGGTGACCGGGGTCACCCGCAACTACTCGATCGCGCTGGAAGAGGTCCGCCGTGTCATCGACGACCGGCCGGGCCATCGGCTGATCGGCGTCTCGATCGCGATCACGCGTGGGCGTACCGTGCTGGTCGCCGACACCGCGATCACCGAGATGCCGACGGCGCAGGAACTCTCGGAGATCGCGATCGAGGCCGCCGGCGTCGCGCGTCGCCTTGGCTACGAGCCGAAGGTCGCGATGCTCGCCTTCTCGACCTTCGGCCATCCGGCGGGGGAGCGCTCGGAAAAGGTGCGCGATGCGGTGACGATCCTCGACGGCCAGCGCGTCGACTTCGAGTATGATGGCGAGATGGCCGCCGACGTCGCGCTCAATCGCGATCTGATGGCGCAGTATCCGTTCTGCCGCCTGACCGGGCCGGCGAACGTCCTGATCATGCCGGCGTTCCACTCGGCCTCGATCTCGACCAAGATGCTGCAGGAGCTCGGCGGTGCGACCGTGATCGGCCCATTGCTGGTCGGCCTCGACAAGCCGGTTCAGATCGTGCCGCTCGGGGCTAAGGATTCCGATATCGTCAACATGGCCGCGCTGGCGGCGTTCAACATCGGCGGGTGA
- a CDS encoding GMP reductase yields MRIENDPKLDFRDVLIRPKRSTLGSRAEVDVNRSFRFAHTGREWTGFPLIAANMDVVGTMAMARALLKHGAMVALHKHYDADELIAFFKEPGSANAFYSLGTTDSDHDKLKAVHAKAPIDKICLDVANGYTEKFVDTVKATREAFPNAAIMAGNVVTGDMTEALILAGADIVKVGIGPGSVCTTRKMTGVGYPQLSAIIECSDAAHGLKGLVCGDGGLTVPGDVAKAYGGGSDFVMMGGMLAGHDECEGEIRYETHDGETVPVAMVFYGMSSDTAMKRYSGGVAKYRASEGKTVEVPYRGPVEGTMQEIMGGVRSAMTYIGAVRLKEMPKRTTFIMVGSQLNTVFGN; encoded by the coding sequence ATGCGCATCGAGAACGATCCGAAGCTCGACTTCCGCGACGTGCTGATCCGGCCGAAGCGCTCGACGCTCGGCAGCCGCGCCGAGGTCGACGTCAACCGGAGCTTCCGTTTCGCCCATACCGGCCGCGAATGGACGGGCTTTCCGCTGATCGCCGCCAATATGGACGTGGTCGGCACCATGGCGATGGCGCGCGCTTTACTGAAGCACGGCGCCATGGTCGCCCTGCACAAGCATTACGACGCCGACGAGCTGATCGCCTTCTTCAAGGAGCCGGGCTCCGCCAACGCCTTCTATTCGCTGGGCACCACCGATTCCGACCACGACAAGCTGAAAGCGGTCCACGCCAAGGCGCCGATCGACAAGATCTGCCTCGATGTCGCCAATGGCTACACCGAGAAGTTCGTCGACACGGTCAAGGCGACGCGCGAGGCCTTCCCGAACGCGGCGATCATGGCCGGCAACGTCGTCACCGGCGACATGACGGAGGCGCTGATCCTGGCCGGCGCGGATATCGTCAAGGTCGGCATCGGCCCGGGCTCGGTCTGCACCACCCGCAAAATGACCGGTGTCGGCTATCCGCAGCTCTCGGCGATCATCGAATGTTCCGACGCCGCCCACGGGCTGAAAGGCCTGGTCTGCGGCGATGGCGGGCTGACCGTGCCCGGCGACGTCGCCAAGGCCTATGGCGGCGGCTCCGATTTTGTGATGATGGGCGGCATGCTCGCCGGCCACGACGAATGCGAGGGCGAGATCCGCTACGAGACCCATGACGGCGAGACCGTGCCGGTCGCGATGGTCTTCTACGGCATGTCCTCCGACACGGCGATGAAGCGGTATTCCGGCGGCGTCGCCAAATACCGGGCCTCCGAGGGCAAGACCGTCGAGGTGCCCTATCGCGGCCCGGTCGAGGGCACGATGCAGGAGATCATGGGCGGGGTGCGCTCGGCGATGACCTATATCGGCGCGGTCAGGCTGAAGGAGATGCCGAAGCGCACCACCTTCATCATGGTCGGCAGCCAGCTCAACACCGTGTTTGGCAATTGA
- the mutS gene encoding DNA mismatch repair protein MutS, protein MRHTTPSDVAEARSASTADLGRVTPMMAQYVEIKANNPDCLLFYRMGDFYELFFQDAEIASRTLGIVLTKRGKHLGEDIAMCGVPVERADDYLQKLIAAGHRVAVCEQTEDPAEAKKRGAKSVVKRDVVRLVTPGTITEERLLDPGRASLLVAVARRRLSDEVYAYGIAAVDISTGRFAVLETDQRGLAVELARLEPREIVCPDAIHDDPELKEFWRDVAAPVTPLAREGLDPASGERRLKEFFGVATLDAFGAFTRAEIAAAAAALAYVERTQLGARPPLSPPVREGQSATMLIDAATRANLELTRTLAGERSGSLLATIDRTETPGGSRLLAERLAGPLTDPIAIGRRHDAVTLLVETPSLREALRRDLSRVPDIARALARLSLDRGGPRDLAALGVGLEAARGVAAALLRQGDLPDELREAALALGRTDPDLATRLSATLADELPLMKRDGRFVREGFDAALDELRLLQVDSRKVIAQLQARYAAETDCRTLRIKHNSMIGYFVEVPQAVGETFLREPWRAVFVHRQTMSDAMRFSSVELGELEAKIASAADRALKLELSVFAALTEAVLAQAEPIKAAAQALAVIDVAAALAELAIDAGWTRPQVDDGAAFTIKAGRHPVVEAALKRQGQPFVANDSELSAAAQGRDGRICLITGPNMAGKSTFLRQNALIAVLAQMGSFVPAGSAHIGVVDRLFSRVGAADDLARGRSTFMVEMVETAAILNQAGPRALVILDEIGRGTATFDGLSIAWAAIEHLHEANRCRALFATHYHELTALAERLDRVVNATVRVTEWNGEVIFLHEVVPGAADRSYGIQVAKLAGLPPAVVERARAILGELEKSEREKPVAALVDDLPLFAVQMRKPAPAAAPVAGPDELREALSGIDPDEMTPREALEALYRLKRLN, encoded by the coding sequence ATGCGCCACACCACCCCAAGCGATGTTGCGGAAGCCCGCTCCGCCAGCACGGCCGATCTCGGCCGCGTCACGCCGATGATGGCGCAGTACGTCGAGATCAAGGCCAATAATCCCGATTGCCTGCTGTTCTACCGGATGGGCGATTTCTACGAATTGTTCTTCCAGGACGCCGAGATCGCCTCGCGCACGCTCGGCATCGTGCTGACCAAGCGCGGCAAGCACCTGGGCGAGGACATCGCCATGTGCGGCGTCCCGGTCGAGCGCGCCGACGACTATCTGCAGAAGCTGATCGCTGCTGGCCATCGCGTCGCGGTCTGCGAGCAGACCGAGGATCCGGCCGAGGCCAAGAAGCGCGGTGCCAAATCGGTGGTGAAGCGCGATGTCGTCCGCTTGGTCACGCCCGGCACCATTACCGAGGAGCGCCTGCTCGATCCCGGCCGGGCGAGCCTGCTCGTCGCGGTGGCCCGGCGCCGGCTGTCGGACGAGGTTTATGCCTATGGCATCGCGGCTGTGGACATTTCGACCGGTCGCTTCGCCGTGCTCGAAACCGACCAGCGCGGGCTTGCCGTCGAGCTTGCCCGCCTGGAGCCGCGCGAGATCGTCTGTCCCGATGCGATCCATGACGATCCCGAGCTGAAGGAATTCTGGCGCGACGTTGCAGCTCCCGTGACGCCGCTGGCGCGCGAAGGGCTCGACCCGGCTTCCGGCGAGCGCCGGCTGAAGGAGTTCTTCGGCGTCGCTACGCTCGATGCCTTCGGCGCCTTCACGCGTGCCGAGATCGCCGCCGCCGCTGCAGCGCTCGCCTATGTCGAGCGCACCCAGCTTGGCGCCCGTCCGCCTTTGTCGCCGCCTGTCCGCGAGGGCCAGAGCGCGACCATGCTGATCGACGCGGCCACGCGTGCGAATCTCGAACTGACCCGAACCCTCGCCGGTGAGCGCTCGGGCAGCCTGCTCGCCACCATCGATCGGACCGAGACGCCGGGCGGCAGCCGCCTGCTCGCCGAGCGGCTGGCCGGGCCGCTCACCGATCCGATCGCGATCGGACGGCGGCACGATGCCGTGACGCTCCTGGTCGAGACGCCGTCGCTGCGCGAGGCGCTGCGGCGTGATCTTTCCCGCGTGCCCGACATCGCCCGCGCGCTGGCCCGGCTCTCGCTAGATCGTGGCGGCCCGCGCGATCTCGCCGCGCTTGGCGTCGGGCTGGAGGCCGCCCGTGGTGTCGCCGCCGCTCTGCTGCGCCAGGGCGATCTGCCCGATGAACTGCGCGAAGCGGCCCTCGCGCTTGGCCGCACCGACCCTGATCTCGCTACGCGCCTGTCCGCAACGCTCGCCGACGAGCTACCGCTCATGAAGCGCGACGGCCGTTTCGTGCGCGAGGGTTTCGACGCGGCTCTCGACGAACTCAGGCTGCTGCAGGTCGATTCGCGCAAGGTGATCGCGCAATTGCAGGCGCGCTATGCCGCCGAGACCGATTGCCGGACACTGCGGATCAAGCACAACTCCATGATCGGCTATTTCGTCGAGGTGCCGCAGGCGGTCGGTGAGACCTTCCTGAGGGAGCCCTGGCGGGCGGTGTTCGTGCATCGCCAGACCATGTCGGACGCGATGCGCTTCTCCTCGGTCGAGCTCGGCGAGCTCGAGGCCAAGATCGCCTCCGCCGCAGACCGGGCGCTGAAGCTGGAGCTCTCGGTCTTCGCGGCGCTGACCGAGGCCGTGTTGGCGCAGGCCGAGCCGATCAAGGCGGCGGCGCAGGCACTGGCGGTGATCGATGTCGCCGCGGCGCTGGCCGAGCTCGCGATTGATGCCGGCTGGACGCGCCCGCAGGTCGATGACGGTGCCGCCTTCACAATCAAGGCCGGCCGCCATCCCGTGGTCGAGGCCGCGCTGAAGCGGCAGGGCCAGCCCTTCGTCGCCAATGACAGCGAATTGTCCGCCGCTGCGCAAGGCCGGGACGGCCGCATCTGCCTGATCACCGGCCCCAACATGGCGGGTAAGTCGACCTTCCTGCGCCAGAACGCGCTGATCGCCGTGCTCGCCCAGATGGGCTCCTTCGTGCCGGCTGGGAGCGCCCATATCGGCGTGGTCGACCGGCTGTTCTCGCGCGTCGGCGCCGCCGACGATCTCGCTCGCGGCCGCTCGACCTTCATGGTCGAGATGGTCGAGACTGCCGCGATCTTGAACCAGGCCGGGCCGCGTGCCCTCGTCATCCTCGACGAGATCGGCCGCGGCACCGCGACCTTCGACGGGCTCTCGATCGCCTGGGCCGCGATCGAGCATCTGCATGAGGCCAATCGCTGCCGGGCACTGTTTGCGACGCATTATCACGAGCTGACGGCGCTGGCCGAGCGGCTCGACCGCGTCGTCAACGCCACCGTGCGCGTCACCGAATGGAATGGCGAGGTCATTTTCCTGCATGAGGTCGTGCCCGGTGCGGCCGATCGCTCCTACGGTATCCAGGTCGCCAAGCTCGCCGGCCTGCCGCCGGCGGTGGTCGAGCGGGCCCGCGCCATCCTCGGCGAATTGGAGAAGAGCGAGCGCGAGAAGCCGGTCGCGGCTTTGGTCGACGACCTCCCGCTCTTCGCCGTGCAGATGCGCAAGCCGGCACCGGCCGCAGCGCCGGTCGCTGGCCCCGATGAATTGCGCGAGGCGCTTTCTGGGATCGACCCCGACGAGATGACGCCGCGCGAGGCGCTGGAAGCGCTCTACAGGCTTAAGCGTTTGAACTGA
- a CDS encoding SRPBCC family protein, translated as MTERTVVHTDFTIERRYDASPARVFAAFADPVAKRRWSACHDEGGLGEHRLDFREGGRETMRGAPAESGVFAMNATFAEIVPEQRIIYSYELLRDDVRLSISLATIEFHRDGAGTRLLFTEQAAFLDGHDRPEWREQGSRIGFDRLADYLAQEQAPA; from the coding sequence ATGACCGAACGGACCGTCGTCCATACCGATTTCACCATCGAGCGCCGCTACGATGCGAGCCCTGCCCGCGTCTTCGCCGCCTTCGCCGATCCCGTGGCGAAGCGGCGCTGGTCGGCCTGTCATGACGAGGGTGGGCTCGGCGAGCACAGGCTCGATTTCCGCGAGGGCGGCCGGGAGACCATGCGCGGCGCTCCGGCGGAAAGCGGCGTCTTTGCGATGAACGCGACCTTCGCGGAGATCGTGCCGGAGCAGCGCATCATCTACAGCTACGAACTGCTGCGCGACGATGTTCGCCTGTCGATCTCGCTGGCGACGATCGAGTTCCATCGCGACGGCGCCGGCACGAGGCTGCTCTTCACCGAGCAGGCTGCCTTCCTCGACGGCCATGATCGGCCCGAATGGCGCGAGCAGGGCTCGCGCATCGGCTTCGACAGGCTGGCCGACTATCTCGCGCAGGAGCAGGCGCCGGCCTGA